In Sporosarcina luteola, a single window of DNA contains:
- the kynA gene encoding tryptophan 2,3-dioxygenase translates to MSEKENGIHTDFRDNMTYGEYLRLDKVLSSQERLSGHHDEMLFIIIHQVSELWMKLILHELNTAIELIEKDELPEAFKMLARVSRVQTQIIQAWDVLSTLTPAEYMEFRESLGRASGFQSYQNRKIEFALGYKQPHILKIYEKDPELANELQTAFGAPGIYDVAIRALARAGFPINPDLLNRDFSITYTGDPTVASAWLEVYRDVDRYWDLYQLAEKLVDIEDSHQQWRFRHMKTVERIIGFKTGTGGSSGVDYLKSVLDHKFFPELWEVRTKL, encoded by the coding sequence ATGAGTGAAAAAGAAAATGGAATTCATACGGATTTCCGGGACAATATGACATACGGGGAATATTTGCGTCTCGATAAAGTGCTCTCAAGTCAGGAAAGATTATCCGGCCATCACGATGAAATGCTGTTCATTATCATCCACCAAGTGAGTGAGTTATGGATGAAACTCATTTTGCATGAACTGAACACGGCAATTGAATTGATTGAAAAAGACGAACTGCCGGAAGCGTTCAAAATGCTGGCACGCGTCTCCCGGGTCCAGACGCAGATCATCCAGGCGTGGGATGTCCTGTCCACATTAACACCAGCGGAGTACATGGAGTTCCGCGAAAGCCTCGGCCGTGCATCGGGCTTCCAATCCTACCAAAATCGAAAGATCGAGTTTGCACTCGGCTACAAACAGCCGCACATATTGAAAATCTACGAGAAAGACCCCGAGCTCGCAAACGAATTGCAGACAGCCTTCGGGGCACCGGGTATTTACGACGTCGCCATCCGCGCACTTGCACGCGCCGGATTCCCGATCAATCCCGACTTGCTGAATCGCGATTTTTCGATCACGTACACAGGCGATCCGACTGTGGCATCCGCATGGCTCGAAGTGTACCGCGACGTCGACCGCTATTGGGACTTGTACCAGCTTGCCGAAAAGCTCGTCGACATCGAAGACAGCCACCAGCAATGGCGCTTCCGCCACATGAAAACAGTGGAACGGATCATCGGCTTCAAAACAGGCACCGGCGGCTCATCAGGCGTCGACTATCTGAAATCCGTCCTTGACCATAAATTCTTCCCTGAACTGTGGGAAGTACGGACAAAGCTATGA
- the kynB gene encoding arylformamidase yields MTREWIDISQRLHNGIAEWPGDTPFSYKVEFPKADTGSVNIGKITTSTHMGTHIDAPFHYDDNGMKVHELPVDVYIGKARVIDVSGLESVGRSELEGIDFGGVERVLLKTSSRPDPDVFPETYAVLRADIGPLLKERGVRLIGVDTPSVDSEHSKTLDAHHSLYDNGVLILENIVLTEVEPGDYELIALPLPIEGGDGSPVRAVIRRWQS; encoded by the coding sequence ATGACGAGGGAGTGGATCGATATTTCGCAGCGTCTGCATAATGGAATCGCCGAATGGCCGGGAGATACGCCGTTTTCCTACAAAGTCGAGTTCCCAAAAGCTGACACGGGTTCCGTCAACATCGGAAAGATAACGACGAGCACGCATATGGGGACGCATATTGACGCGCCCTTCCATTATGACGATAACGGAATGAAAGTGCATGAGCTGCCAGTTGATGTCTACATCGGAAAGGCTCGTGTCATTGACGTTTCGGGGCTTGAAAGCGTCGGACGTTCAGAGTTGGAGGGAATCGACTTTGGCGGAGTAGAACGGGTTTTATTGAAGACGTCTAGCCGTCCGGATCCGGATGTGTTTCCGGAAACGTATGCTGTTTTGCGGGCGGACATCGGACCTTTATTGAAGGAACGAGGCGTAAGGCTGATCGGAGTCGATACGCCCTCCGTTGACTCTGAGCATAGCAAGACGTTGGATGCCCACCACTCGCTTTATGACAACGGTGTGCTTATTTTGGAGAACATCGTGTTGACTGAAGTAGAACCTGGCGACTATGAACTGATTGCCTTGCCGCTGCCAATTGAAGGCGGAGACGGCAGCCCGGTGCGCGCAGTAATTAGGAGGTGGCAGTCATGA
- the kynU gene encoding kynureninase has translation MTHHTLYNAQDRDSHDTLASYRNEFYIPANTIYMDGNSLGLLSKRAEQTLHDFLNSWKTLGIDGWTEGEHPWFYLSEQVGEKMAPLVGGFKGEVIATGSTTTNLHQLVSTFYKPDGNKKKILADELNFPSDIYALKSQLQLKGYDPDIHLIRVKSRDGRYLLEEDIIDAMTDDVALIVLPAVLYRSGQILDMEKLTKAANERNIPIGFDLCHSIGAVEHSLHDWGTDFAFWCTYKHLNGGPGSVGGLFVHEKHFGMAPGLTGWFGSKKESQFDMEHTMDPALDSGAYQIGTPHVLSLAPVIGSLDMFEEVSISAIRAKSLELTGYMLKLIEQELGGMEFTIGNPIDENRGGHVLLEHKEAARICKALKEDGVIPDFRAPNGIRLAPVALYNTFEDVWHTIQKLKVIMDEKRYEKFDNKRGVVA, from the coding sequence ATGACACACCACACTTTATACAACGCACAGGATCGAGATAGCCACGACACGCTCGCTTCCTACAGGAACGAATTTTACATACCGGCAAACACAATCTACATGGATGGCAACTCACTCGGTTTATTGTCCAAAAGGGCGGAGCAAACGCTGCACGACTTTCTCAATTCCTGGAAAACGCTAGGCATTGACGGATGGACGGAGGGGGAGCATCCTTGGTTTTATTTATCCGAACAGGTCGGGGAGAAGATGGCACCGCTCGTCGGGGGGTTCAAAGGGGAAGTCATAGCAACCGGCTCTACGACAACGAACTTGCATCAACTTGTCTCAACGTTTTACAAGCCTGATGGCAATAAAAAGAAAATACTCGCTGATGAATTAAATTTTCCGTCGGATATTTATGCGCTGAAAAGCCAGCTTCAGTTGAAAGGGTATGATCCGGACATTCATCTCATCCGTGTCAAAAGCCGCGACGGACGCTATTTGCTTGAAGAGGACATTATCGACGCGATGACAGACGACGTGGCGCTCATCGTGTTGCCGGCTGTCCTGTACAGGAGCGGGCAAATCCTCGATATGGAGAAATTGACGAAGGCTGCGAATGAACGGAATATCCCGATCGGCTTCGACCTTTGCCATTCCATCGGAGCAGTCGAGCATTCGCTCCACGACTGGGGGACGGATTTCGCATTCTGGTGCACGTATAAGCATCTGAACGGCGGGCCTGGTTCGGTCGGCGGCCTGTTCGTCCATGAAAAGCATTTCGGCATGGCGCCGGGACTTACGGGGTGGTTCGGTTCGAAAAAGGAGTCGCAATTCGATATGGAACATACGATGGATCCCGCGTTGGATTCGGGCGCTTATCAAATTGGTACTCCCCATGTGCTAAGCTTGGCGCCTGTCATCGGATCCCTCGACATGTTCGAGGAAGTCAGCATCTCGGCAATCCGTGCGAAATCGCTCGAGTTGACGGGCTATATGCTCAAATTGATTGAACAGGAGCTAGGCGGAATGGAATTCACAATCGGTAATCCGATTGATGAAAATCGCGGTGGCCATGTATTGCTTGAGCATAAGGAAGCGGCGCGCATATGCAAGGCGTTGAAAGAAGACGGCGTCATTCCGGACTTCCGCGCGCCGAACGGCATAAGGCTCGCGCCTGTTGCACTTTACAATACGTTTGAGGACGTTTGGCATACAATACAGAAGCTGAAAGTGATCATGGATGAAAAACGGTACGAAAAGTTTGACAATAAAAGAGGTGTTGTCGCATGA
- a CDS encoding response regulator transcription factor, producing the protein MIRIVIAEDQGMMLGALGSLLNMEDDMQVVGMARNGEEAVRLVKEHKPDICIMDIEMPIKTGLDAAEELSGMDCKIIILTTFARAGYFERARKAKVRGYLLKDSPIEELVNSIHAIQEGRRIYAPELVDIAYEEDSENPLTDRESQVLGLVAEGKTTKEIAGELFLTPGTVRNYISVILEKLEVGNRIEAISRFKEKGWFK; encoded by the coding sequence GTGATTCGAATCGTCATTGCGGAAGACCAAGGAATGATGTTAGGCGCATTAGGCTCCCTTTTGAATATGGAAGATGATATGCAAGTCGTAGGAATGGCACGGAACGGCGAGGAAGCAGTCCGCCTCGTGAAGGAACATAAACCCGATATTTGCATCATGGATATCGAGATGCCGATCAAGACCGGCTTGGATGCGGCAGAAGAGCTGAGCGGGATGGACTGCAAGATCATCATCTTAACGACATTTGCGCGGGCGGGCTATTTTGAACGCGCGCGAAAGGCCAAGGTTCGCGGTTATTTATTGAAAGACAGTCCGATCGAGGAGCTTGTCAATTCCATCCATGCGATCCAGGAAGGACGCCGGATCTATGCACCCGAGCTCGTCGATATCGCGTACGAAGAGGACTCCGAAAACCCGCTGACCGACCGCGAAAGCCAAGTGCTGGGCCTCGTTGCAGAGGGGAAGACGACGAAAGAAATTGCGGGGGAGCTGTTTCTGACACCGGGAACAGTAAGGAACTACATATCGGTCATTCTTGAAAAGCTGGAGGTCGGCAATCGGATCGAAGCAATTTCGCGGTTTAAGGAAAAAGGATGGTTCAAATAA
- a CDS encoding sensor histidine kinase, which translates to MQKWYSIFPKNRWLSIYAWVVFCLLPFFFIFRTWSAVGISVGTGLLVLFFISYFFSIKSKSGLVYMWVSFEIVINIVMTLLFGYVYLSIFTAFFIGNIRSTVGFFIMYGLHIFFTVGAIVTGFFLEINLFLPQVHFILITVIGVILLPFNLYNRSKRERLEDQLEDANERISELILLEERERIARDLHDTLGQKLSMIGLKSDLARRLISKSPEAAEQELNDIRQTVSTALKEVRELVADMRATRLVDEVMRARQILAAAEIELRIEGNPAVTHIPSNFENVLGMCLKEAVTNVVKHSEATVCNVIFKQKEDEVSIIVHDNGKGMKAVKSVSTGLKGMRERLEFVNGSLEIEEESGTTLTIRIPIVITHQVEEG; encoded by the coding sequence ATGCAAAAATGGTATAGTATTTTCCCGAAAAATCGGTGGCTCAGTATTTATGCATGGGTCGTTTTTTGCCTATTGCCGTTCTTTTTCATATTTCGGACATGGTCTGCTGTCGGAATCTCAGTCGGGACCGGACTATTAGTACTTTTCTTCATCTCCTATTTCTTTTCAATCAAATCAAAAAGCGGGCTCGTCTATATGTGGGTCAGCTTCGAAATCGTCATCAATATTGTCATGACACTTTTGTTCGGCTACGTCTACCTGTCCATTTTTACTGCGTTTTTCATCGGAAATATCAGATCAACGGTAGGATTCTTCATCATGTATGGCCTTCATATCTTTTTTACGGTTGGTGCGATTGTTACAGGATTTTTCCTGGAGATCAACCTCTTTTTACCGCAAGTCCATTTCATTCTCATAACGGTGATCGGTGTCATCCTGCTTCCGTTCAATCTGTACAATCGAAGCAAGCGCGAAAGACTTGAAGATCAGTTGGAGGACGCGAATGAGCGCATTTCAGAGCTAATATTGCTGGAGGAACGGGAGCGAATCGCAAGGGACCTTCATGACACGCTCGGGCAGAAACTATCGATGATTGGATTGAAAAGCGACTTGGCCCGAAGATTGATTTCAAAAAGTCCGGAAGCGGCGGAACAAGAACTGAATGACATCCGCCAAACGGTCAGCACAGCGCTGAAGGAAGTGCGTGAGCTTGTGGCGGATATGCGTGCGACACGGCTTGTGGATGAAGTGATGCGTGCTCGTCAAATTCTAGCTGCCGCAGAAATCGAATTGAGGATTGAAGGAAACCCGGCCGTGACCCATATTCCGTCAAATTTTGAAAATGTCCTCGGCATGTGCCTGAAAGAGGCTGTCACAAATGTTGTAAAGCATAGTGAAGCGACGGTTTGCAATGTCATTTTCAAGCAGAAGGAAGATGAAGTGTCGATTATCGTCCACGATAACGGAAAAGGGATGAAAGCGGTAAAATCAGTCAGCACGGGCTTGAAGGGCATGAGGGAACGTCTGGAATTCGTGAATGGCTCGCTCGAAATCGAAGAGGAGAGCGGAACGACATTGACGATCCGGATACCGATCGTCATTACACATCAAGTGGAGGAGGGGTAA
- a CDS encoding fatty acid desaturase, with the protein MSKEKTKQLHKNVAPYAKSDLKKSVIQLINTVPPIFILWFLAYQSLSVSIWLTIGIAILTAGFVVRTFIIFHDCTHGSFFKNKKANDIVGTITGILTLFPYEKWKREHAIHHATSSNLDKRGVGDIWVMTVEEYIEASNWVKFKYRCYRNPLVMFGLGPLYLVLITGRVNRKDARSKERNNTYLTNVVLVALYAFMVWLVGWQAFLIVQGSIMFVSAALGIWLFYIQHTFEDSYFEEESEWDYVKAAVEGSSYYKLPKVLQWATGNIGFHHVHHLAPRVPNYNLEKAHESTPPLQMATTINIKTSLESLRYKVYDPQNKRFITFKEVKNAVKRATPGINLNELKRKQTSFDSK; encoded by the coding sequence ATGAGCAAGGAAAAAACGAAGCAATTGCACAAAAATGTTGCACCTTATGCCAAATCGGATTTAAAAAAGAGTGTCATCCAATTGATTAATACGGTTCCGCCTATATTTATTCTATGGTTTTTGGCGTATCAGAGCTTGTCGGTATCGATTTGGTTGACGATCGGGATTGCAATACTCACAGCGGGCTTTGTCGTACGGACATTCATCATTTTCCACGACTGCACGCATGGTTCTTTCTTTAAAAACAAAAAAGCGAATGATATTGTCGGTACGATTACAGGAATCCTCACGCTGTTCCCATATGAGAAATGGAAACGCGAGCACGCGATTCACCACGCGACAAGCTCCAACTTGGATAAGCGGGGCGTCGGAGACATCTGGGTCATGACGGTTGAAGAATATATCGAAGCTTCGAATTGGGTTAAGTTCAAGTATCGATGCTACCGGAATCCCCTTGTCATGTTCGGGCTCGGACCGCTATATTTGGTACTCATTACAGGTAGAGTAAACCGAAAAGATGCACGTTCTAAAGAACGTAACAACACATACTTGACGAATGTCGTTCTCGTCGCACTCTATGCATTCATGGTATGGCTCGTCGGCTGGCAGGCATTCCTCATCGTTCAAGGTTCGATCATGTTTGTCTCTGCTGCGCTCGGCATCTGGCTTTTCTACATCCAACATACATTCGAGGACTCTTATTTCGAGGAAGAATCCGAGTGGGATTACGTGAAAGCGGCAGTGGAAGGCAGCTCGTATTACAAATTGCCGAAAGTCCTACAATGGGCGACTGGCAACATCGGCTTCCACCACGTCCATCATTTGGCTCCACGCGTTCCGAACTACAACTTGGAAAAAGCGCATGAGTCAACGCCGCCACTTCAAATGGCGACGACAATTAATATCAAAACAAGCTTGGAATCGCTCCGCTATAAAGTATATGACCCGCAAAACAAGCGGTTCATCACATTCAAAGAAGTGAAAAACGCGGTCAAACGTGCCACACCAGGCATTAATTTGAATGAATTGAAACGGAAACAAACAAGCTTTGACAGTAAATAA
- the ytxJ gene encoding bacillithiol system redox-active protein YtxJ, with product MEVTVLLICAYLIGNLLMATVIGKLLFRQDIRLAGSGNPGARNAGRVFGKTGFVLTFIGDAVKGAAVVSLARWLGMDEWLQLVCLIAVMAGHIYPIVHKFRGGQGVSTFIGGMLSFNPIVVASFVVVFLIFYPFLKNFSLVGLSAMALSPLFLFGLTKEWPQTVAAILVVALLLFAHRKDFPCRKRVYMAVRRPIHRLLVANDPSNRERRDHLMKEIRSIEEWEQVRSQSNKEPVLLMKHSSTCPISAAGYREFERFETEIPKYYLIVQRSRRLSNEIESELSIQHESPQLFLLKDGEAAWHASHYKISQSNLKAAVQANG from the coding sequence ATGGAAGTCACGGTGTTGCTCATCTGCGCATATTTGATTGGCAATTTGCTGATGGCAACTGTCATCGGTAAATTGTTGTTCCGACAAGACATCCGCTTAGCAGGCAGCGGAAATCCTGGAGCGCGAAATGCAGGAAGAGTGTTCGGAAAAACCGGCTTTGTATTGACGTTCATTGGAGATGCAGTAAAGGGAGCGGCCGTCGTCTCACTTGCCAGATGGCTAGGGATGGACGAATGGCTTCAACTGGTATGCCTCATTGCCGTCATGGCAGGGCATATATATCCAATTGTCCATAAGTTCCGCGGCGGGCAAGGGGTATCGACGTTCATTGGTGGGATGCTTTCATTCAACCCGATTGTCGTCGCTAGTTTTGTTGTCGTGTTCCTCATTTTTTACCCATTCCTGAAAAACTTCAGCCTCGTCGGATTAAGTGCTATGGCCCTGTCGCCGCTATTCTTGTTTGGATTAACGAAAGAATGGCCCCAAACGGTTGCCGCCATACTCGTCGTGGCTCTCCTATTATTCGCACACCGGAAAGATTTTCCTTGCCGCAAAAGGGTATACATGGCAGTAAGGCGACCCATCCACCGTCTATTAGTTGCGAATGACCCCTCAAATAGGGAAAGGAGAGATCATCTAATGAAAGAGATCCGATCCATTGAAGAATGGGAACAAGTACGGAGTCAATCGAATAAAGAGCCGGTCTTACTGATGAAGCATAGCTCGACGTGCCCGATAAGCGCAGCAGGGTATCGGGAGTTCGAAAGATTCGAAACGGAGATACCGAAATACTATCTGATTGTCCAAAGAAGCCGCCGACTGTCAAATGAAATCGAAAGCGAATTGAGCATCCAGCATGAGAGTCCACAGCTATTCTTACTGAAGGATGGCGAAGCAGCATGGCATGCAAGCCATTACAAAATCAGTCAATCCAATCTCAAAGCAGCCGTACAAGCGAACGGGTGA
- a CDS encoding phosphatase PAP2 family protein has protein sequence MKESPIRPSVAIILCIVFGSAFAFLVTAILSDMVGGFDRSVIDAMQGLEASWLTSIMLAFTFIGSTKVVMLLTIALTVLLLWKFGSRSQAYYFFFTMIGTIILFQALKLIFKRPRPEFHRLTEVGGYSFPSGHAMMAFSLYLLFIYLLWRHIQSTAGRIALVAFAIFMFVMISASRIYLGVHFPSDILGGMIASAFWLTLTLLLFVLFQNQKKRSLVED, from the coding sequence TTGAAGGAATCACCAATTCGCCCTTCTGTGGCCATCATTTTATGTATTGTTTTCGGTAGTGCCTTTGCTTTCCTAGTCACAGCGATTCTCAGCGATATGGTCGGCGGATTTGACAGATCGGTCATTGATGCCATGCAAGGGTTGGAAGCGTCTTGGTTGACGTCAATTATGCTCGCTTTCACATTCATCGGCTCCACGAAAGTCGTCATGCTCCTTACCATCGCATTGACCGTTCTTCTACTATGGAAGTTCGGCTCTAGAAGCCAAGCCTACTACTTTTTCTTTACAATGATCGGGACCATTATATTATTCCAAGCTTTGAAGCTCATTTTCAAAAGGCCCCGTCCTGAGTTCCATCGTCTCACCGAGGTGGGTGGCTACAGCTTTCCGAGCGGTCATGCAATGATGGCCTTCAGTCTCTACCTGCTTTTCATTTATTTGCTATGGCGTCATATACAATCGACTGCAGGCAGGATCGCCTTAGTGGCCTTTGCAATTTTCATGTTCGTCATGATTTCCGCGAGCCGCATCTATCTAGGCGTCCATTTCCCGAGCGATATCCTCGGAGGCATGATTGCAAGCGCATTTTGGCTTACACTTACGTTGTTACTGTTCGTCCTATTTCAGAATCAGAAGAAACGCAGCCTCGTCGAAGACTGA
- a CDS encoding MGMT family protein, with amino-acid sequence MLPFTERVVQIIGDIPAGKVMTYGQVASAAGSPRGARQVVRVLHSMSAKYDLPWHRIINAQGGISTPSDREEKGGLQRELLEAEGVKFLPNGKVDLQVYRWFPEEEFMW; translated from the coding sequence ATGCTTCCATTTACAGAAAGAGTTGTGCAGATCATCGGGGACATCCCTGCAGGCAAGGTCATGACATATGGACAAGTAGCAAGCGCAGCAGGCAGTCCGCGAGGCGCAAGACAAGTCGTCAGGGTCCTCCACTCGATGAGCGCTAAATACGACTTGCCTTGGCATCGTATCATCAATGCGCAAGGCGGCATATCAACCCCTTCCGATCGGGAAGAAAAAGGCGGTTTGCAGCGAGAGTTGCTAGAGGCGGAAGGCGTGAAATTCTTGCCAAACGGTAAAGTGGATCTGCAAGTCTATCGATGGTTTCCTGAAGAGGAATTCATGTGGTGA
- a CDS encoding transcriptional regulator, with translation MRQALLKICQRHELAEMIYMGADGTLTKRRVRILAVGIDSFTAYCHLRHEKRTFKIDRVLSIQRVVSRERQAI, from the coding sequence ATGCGACAGGCTTTACTGAAGATATGCCAACGCCATGAATTGGCTGAAATGATCTATATGGGGGCGGATGGCACACTGACGAAGAGACGCGTGCGCATCCTGGCAGTCGGCATCGATTCATTCACGGCCTACTGCCATCTGCGTCATGAGAAACGTACGTTCAAAATAGACCGGGTCTTGTCCATCCAACGTGTCGTAAGTCGTGAACGGCAGGCCATTTGA
- the mscL gene encoding large conductance mechanosensitive channel protein MscL, translating into MWKEFKEFAFKGNVLDLAIAVVIGAAFGKIVSSLVDNIIMPLLVAITGKVDVSKLEVAIGATPIKYGLFLQSIIDFIIIAFSIFLFVRLLMKFKRKEEPAKDEEPALDAKEELLKEIRDLLKEKQ; encoded by the coding sequence ATGTGGAAAGAATTTAAGGAATTTGCGTTCAAAGGAAACGTCCTAGACCTTGCAATTGCCGTCGTCATCGGGGCAGCATTCGGGAAAATCGTATCATCGCTCGTCGATAACATCATTATGCCGCTCCTCGTTGCAATCACTGGGAAGGTTGACGTATCAAAACTCGAGGTGGCAATCGGGGCGACTCCTATTAAATATGGTCTCTTTTTACAATCCATCATTGATTTCATCATTATCGCATTCTCGATTTTCCTATTCGTACGTCTCTTAATGAAGTTCAAGCGGAAAGAAGAGCCGGCAAAGGATGAAGAGCCTGCTCTTGATGCAAAAGAGGAATTATTGAAAGAAATCCGTGATTTATTGAAGGAAAAACAATGA
- a CDS encoding DUF2207 domain-containing protein translates to MRKIVVIIIMLFILSPTHVHAKSFTIDRVQIKGWVQTNGDMLVNEVFTYTLDGEFSRLTRSFPEKHLGQIHNFEAYHIASKDPIVGEIDESTLTKAAVSRKGGTYATEIQAENDTMTILYVYKMQNAVTSYDTYSDLAITFFEGSSNHDMDLNNVDITFAMPGDAGNDQIHGFIHDREGQVRKVYRDGISFHTPKSAAYTVTGTRVLFPSTIMTGQQKIAAPVSFEEAIRKEQRLIDKKESRWANIPAAKNVADGLSIFFIVLAGMLVLLRQRILSLFGSTDLVLQTDPSYLAFVDQNGRFNRKNFLAGLFSLVEKGIIKAELTESAARFQGKEGAPDKTLVFRLLQSNEQLKKSKHTLLPHEQYLVTWLFKGRVGHRKFHLHDMAGPSVREDKENRTYLRKQRQFHGNHEIWHEDVLNLMEEAGALSTKVPKMMKVVIFLLLTITTMYGFYADGAGGWGIAFPAIVAGIVYYFYSTNPGNKWPAILFFIGMFSAGAQIVASEVTEAVLSAVICGAVFFFLIPKAVPISFTALYTKMSITKYRRQMKRGIPDYLHSDEADRWITRAYLLNKSKKRLPRIKRGLPESSSLAPLFALQTDPLYFTYSTWGPMSINKSGSSWGGGSSDSGGYSGGGGGDGGGGGAGAE, encoded by the coding sequence ATGCGGAAGATAGTTGTTATCATAATCATGCTATTCATCCTTTCACCAACCCATGTCCATGCGAAGTCCTTCACGATCGACCGGGTGCAGATCAAAGGGTGGGTGCAGACGAATGGCGATATGCTTGTGAATGAGGTGTTCACGTATACATTGGATGGGGAGTTTTCGCGATTGACACGGTCGTTTCCGGAGAAGCATCTCGGCCAGATTCATAATTTTGAGGCGTATCATATCGCAAGCAAAGACCCCATTGTTGGGGAAATCGATGAATCCACCTTGACGAAAGCGGCGGTGTCTCGAAAAGGCGGCACATACGCGACGGAAATCCAGGCGGAGAATGACACGATGACCATCCTGTATGTTTACAAGATGCAGAACGCGGTGACATCGTACGATACATATAGTGATTTGGCTATCACCTTTTTCGAAGGGAGCAGCAATCACGATATGGACTTGAATAATGTGGACATCACCTTCGCTATGCCGGGCGACGCCGGCAACGACCAGATCCATGGATTTATTCACGATCGAGAAGGGCAGGTGCGGAAGGTTTATCGCGACGGTATTTCGTTTCATACGCCAAAATCAGCCGCATACACAGTGACGGGGACACGTGTGCTGTTCCCTTCGACAATTATGACCGGACAGCAAAAAATCGCAGCGCCGGTTTCATTCGAGGAAGCAATCCGGAAGGAACAGCGGCTCATTGATAAAAAGGAGTCAAGGTGGGCGAATATTCCAGCCGCGAAAAACGTGGCGGATGGTCTCAGCATTTTTTTCATTGTACTGGCCGGCATGCTTGTACTCCTAAGGCAACGAATCCTTTCCTTGTTCGGCAGCACGGATCTTGTATTACAGACCGATCCGTCATATTTGGCTTTTGTCGATCAAAATGGGCGGTTCAATCGGAAAAACTTTCTGGCAGGGCTATTTTCACTCGTCGAAAAAGGAATTATCAAAGCGGAATTGACAGAATCAGCGGCACGGTTCCAAGGGAAGGAAGGCGCACCCGACAAGACGCTTGTCTTTCGCTTGCTTCAGTCGAATGAACAATTGAAAAAATCCAAGCATACATTACTGCCCCATGAACAATATTTGGTGACGTGGCTATTCAAGGGAAGGGTCGGTCATCGGAAATTCCATTTGCACGACATGGCCGGACCTTCAGTACGTGAAGATAAGGAGAATCGGACTTATCTGCGGAAACAGCGGCAATTCCATGGAAACCATGAAATCTGGCATGAGGATGTGCTTAATCTAATGGAGGAGGCGGGTGCCCTTTCGACAAAGGTGCCGAAAATGATGAAGGTAGTTATTTTCCTTTTGCTTACGATAACGACGATGTATGGATTTTACGCGGATGGCGCGGGTGGCTGGGGGATTGCCTTCCCCGCGATTGTTGCTGGCATCGTGTATTATTTTTACAGTACAAACCCTGGAAATAAATGGCCCGCTATCCTATTCTTTATCGGAATGTTTTCTGCTGGGGCACAAATCGTTGCTTCAGAAGTAACAGAAGCTGTCCTTTCTGCGGTCATTTGTGGCGCAGTTTTCTTCTTCTTGATTCCAAAGGCGGTTCCAATCTCGTTTACCGCACTTTACACGAAGATGAGCATTACTAAATACAGGCGACAGATGAAGAGGGGAATACCGGATTATCTCCATTCCGACGAAGCTGACCGGTGGATTACACGAGCTTATTTATTGAATAAATCAAAGAAAAGACTTCCAAGGATTAAAAGGGGTTTGCCTGAATCCTCTTCGCTAGCGCCCCTTTTCGCATTGCAAACGGATCCTCTTTATTTCACCTACTCCACTTGGGGTCCGATGAGCATCAACAAAAGCGGATCCTCTTGGGGAGGCGGATCCAGTGATTCCGGCGGCTACAGTGGCGGAGGTGGAGGAGATGGCGGCGGCGGTGGAGCCGGGGCAGAGTAA